One genomic segment of Methanothermobacter wolfeii includes these proteins:
- a CDS encoding ATP-binding protein gives MEAAGQIIGGETATILIREKTGSRIEIGDLLVAEDDGRIILQVKELKYRSQIPMGMHELASGLELEGQGGEVEFLEPELRNYIIAEARPILHVKDEGPVLPKLLPGFFRSVRRIHEGDLEFLERPQRPIYLGNVRSGSKVLETPVHLDAESAITHHILIPATTGRGKSNLVKVMLWSLVEMDSVGMLVLDPHDEYYGRNDEGLGSHPAAGERIEYYSPDAPVGGNTLIINLKSLRPEHFDGIIDFSGPQEEAIRAARNRFGDEWIAGIVKSDEIMNVHHSTLRVLKRKFDNILGVYMEDGELKSRGGVFRESGGESTIRDIIGHLEDGKTVIIDTSRLMGEAEILVGSIIAGAIFRRYQRYKAENRLRRKPVIGIIIEEAPRVLGKEVIENQGHNIYSTIAREGRKFNIGLVAITQLVSLIPRTILANMNTKIILGNEMAQERAEIIASASQDLSDDNRTIASLDKGEAIVSSIFTKFAVPVKIPLFEEFIESEKKDDDAPPLEFV, from the coding sequence ATGGAAGCTGCAGGGCAGATAATCGGTGGTGAAACAGCCACAATACTGATAAGGGAGAAGACAGGCTCCCGGATTGAGATCGGCGACCTCCTTGTTGCGGAGGATGATGGCAGGATAATACTCCAGGTTAAGGAGCTCAAGTACAGGTCACAGATACCCATGGGGATGCATGAACTGGCATCGGGCCTTGAACTTGAAGGACAGGGGGGTGAGGTGGAGTTCCTTGAACCTGAACTCAGAAACTACATCATCGCCGAGGCCCGCCCCATACTCCATGTAAAGGATGAGGGGCCAGTACTCCCCAAGCTACTACCCGGCTTCTTCAGGTCGGTCCGCAGGATACATGAGGGGGACCTTGAATTCCTTGAAAGACCTCAAAGGCCCATCTACCTCGGTAACGTGAGGAGCGGGTCCAAGGTCCTTGAAACACCAGTACACCTTGATGCGGAGAGCGCAATAACCCACCACATCCTCATCCCAGCAACAACAGGGAGGGGTAAGAGTAACCTTGTGAAGGTCATGCTCTGGAGCCTCGTGGAGATGGACAGTGTGGGCATGCTCGTCTTGGACCCCCACGACGAGTACTACGGGAGGAACGATGAGGGACTCGGCAGCCACCCGGCAGCCGGTGAAAGGATAGAGTACTACTCCCCTGACGCCCCGGTGGGCGGCAACACCCTCATAATAAACCTGAAATCCCTGAGGCCGGAACACTTCGACGGGATCATAGATTTCTCAGGCCCCCAGGAAGAGGCCATAAGGGCGGCACGTAACAGATTCGGTGATGAATGGATAGCGGGAATCGTCAAGTCAGATGAGATAATGAACGTCCACCATTCAACCCTCCGTGTTCTCAAGAGGAAGTTCGATAACATACTGGGTGTCTACATGGAGGACGGCGAACTCAAATCCCGGGGAGGTGTCTTCAGGGAATCAGGGGGTGAATCCACAATAAGGGATATCATAGGCCACCTTGAGGATGGTAAAACGGTCATCATTGACACATCCCGACTCATGGGTGAAGCAGAGATCCTCGTTGGAAGTATCATAGCAGGGGCCATCTTCAGGAGGTACCAGAGATACAAGGCCGAGAACAGGCTCAGACGCAAACCGGTCATAGGGATAATTATAGAGGAGGCTCCCCGCGTCCTTGGAAAGGAGGTCATCGAGAACCAGGGACACAACATCTACAGCACCATAGCCAGGGAGGGCCGTAAATTCAACATCGGACTTGTGGCCATCACACAGCTCGTGAGCCTCATCCCCAGGACCATACTGGCTAACATGAACACCAAGATAATCCTGGGGAATGAGATGGCCCAGGAGAGGGCTGAGATAATTGCAAGCGCCTCCCAGGACCTCTCAGATGATAACAGGACCATAGCAAGCCTTGATAAGGGTGAAGCCATAGTGAGCAGCATATTCACAAAGTTCGCTGTTCCGGTCAAGATCCCCCTCTTTGAGGAGTTCATAGAATCAGAGAAGAAGGATGATGATGCACCACCACTTGAATTTGTATAG
- a CDS encoding 2-oxoacid:acceptor oxidoreductase subunit alpha — translation MKIEGDAALVLGGEAGQGIQTVEALLIRAFKATGYHIFSSKEYMSRVRGGENSTLIRVSSRPVRAYTERIDVLFALSRGAVEHLGDRIGDTLIVTDDGYGIEGAVALPIISRAEELGGPIFANVIAAGAAASLFQVKQEVFDDAVRSLFERKGPEILRKDLEAGRIGYEIGEKLRNHLHVMVEPDPAVRDHLLLNGTEATGMGCIAGGCRFMSSYPMTPSTPLQVFISENADEFNMVFEQAEDEIAAINMCLGASYAGARSLVATSGSGFALMEEAVGLAGMMETPLVIYIGQRPGPAVGLPTRTAQEDLNLALYSGPGEFPRAIFAPGRLEDAPGIAAHAFNLADRYQIPVFILSDQYFADLYYNIPEIDVDAEIEEHITETGPDYRRFEFTDSGISPRGVPGYGEGLVRVDSDEHDEDGFITEDLDVRRRMVEKRNMRLDMLREEALPPEVYGDDSSAVICWGSNYWPVREAIEESDAEVSMVHFSQVYPIPGDVLELLESFDRTVVVENNYRGQFADLLKLELGFEVHERFNKYNGMPFSVEEIKGLLDEVGE, via the coding sequence ATGAAGATAGAAGGTGATGCTGCCCTTGTCCTTGGTGGTGAGGCAGGGCAGGGCATCCAGACGGTCGAGGCTCTCCTGATAAGGGCCTTCAAGGCCACGGGTTACCATATATTCTCCTCAAAGGAGTACATGTCACGTGTCAGGGGAGGTGAGAACTCAACCCTCATAAGGGTCTCATCCAGGCCCGTGAGGGCCTACACAGAAAGGATCGATGTGCTTTTTGCACTGAGCAGGGGTGCTGTGGAGCACCTCGGGGACCGTATAGGGGACACCCTGATAGTTACAGATGATGGGTACGGGATTGAAGGGGCAGTGGCCCTCCCCATAATCTCAAGGGCGGAGGAACTCGGCGGACCCATATTTGCCAACGTGATAGCTGCAGGAGCCGCTGCAAGCCTATTCCAGGTGAAGCAGGAGGTCTTTGATGATGCTGTGAGGTCACTCTTTGAACGTAAGGGTCCTGAAATCCTCAGGAAAGACCTTGAGGCGGGTAGAATCGGCTATGAAATTGGAGAGAAACTCAGGAACCACCTCCATGTCATGGTTGAACCCGACCCTGCTGTCAGGGACCACCTGCTCCTTAACGGCACCGAGGCTACGGGTATGGGGTGCATTGCAGGGGGATGCCGGTTCATGTCATCCTATCCCATGACACCCTCAACACCCCTCCAGGTCTTCATATCAGAGAATGCTGATGAATTCAACATGGTCTTTGAGCAGGCGGAGGATGAGATTGCAGCCATAAACATGTGCCTCGGCGCATCCTATGCCGGTGCAAGGTCCCTTGTTGCAACGTCAGGCAGTGGATTCGCCCTCATGGAGGAGGCTGTTGGACTGGCAGGGATGATGGAGACACCCCTTGTTATCTATATCGGTCAGCGCCCGGGACCCGCCGTGGGGCTACCTACAAGGACAGCCCAGGAGGATCTTAACCTTGCACTCTATTCCGGGCCGGGGGAATTTCCAAGGGCAATATTCGCACCTGGAAGACTTGAAGACGCGCCAGGGATAGCTGCTCATGCCTTTAACCTTGCAGACAGGTACCAGATCCCTGTCTTCATCCTTTCTGATCAGTACTTTGCAGACCTCTACTACAACATCCCTGAAATTGATGTTGATGCTGAAATAGAGGAGCATATCACCGAAACAGGGCCTGACTACAGAAGGTTTGAATTCACAGATAGCGGAATCTCCCCGAGGGGTGTGCCGGGTTATGGTGAAGGTCTTGTCCGTGTGGACTCTGATGAACATGATGAGGATGGCTTCATAACAGAGGACCTTGATGTGAGGAGGAGGATGGTTGAGAAGAGGAACATGCGCCTTGACATGCTCAGGGAGGAGGCGCTGCCGCCGGAGGTCTACGGTGACGACTCCTCTGCAGTGATATGCTGGGGTTCAAATTACTGGCCGGTGCGGGAGGCCATTGAGGAATCGGATGCAGAGGTCAGCATGGTGCACTTCAGCCAGGTCTATCCCATCCCCGGTGACGTCCTTGAACTCCTTGAGTCCTTTGACAGGACCGTTGTGGTTGAGAACAACTACAGAGGACAGTTCGCTGACCTCCTTAAACTTGAACTCGGATTTGAGGTCCATGAAAGATTCAACAAGTATAACGGGATGCCCTTCAGTGTCGAAGAGATAAAGGGCCTCCTGGATGAGGTGGGAGAATGA
- a CDS encoding DNA repair exonuclease, which translates to MYRFAHLSDCHLGAQKQAMLQELEGKAFRMAIDDALDNDIDFMIIAGDLFHSNLPNMKTVKMATRELRRVRDEGIPVYVNYGSHDYSPSHTSMIDILESAGLIENVVRPVPGRKLGLEFTEDEATGARITGLSGRSRNLEKDYYMMLDREALEVEEGFKIFVFHSAITQFKTEEIADAESIDLNLFPRGFDYYAGGHVHKRSTHNEDGYGCMVFPGALFGSYARDLEDTARGEMRGYYLVDFNETLRGLEFREIMPAGFEYIEVDVDGITAREAMRKIESCIAEHDVRGRVVMLRIRGGLSSGKTSEIDSGVIRRILRDRGALTVNINRHGIRPPEIEKVRVSETEIPRIEEKILREKLAGLGVKNMKLKSASGLKMASEVLKRIRNEKREGETREDYEQRIIEDALEVLGLEIEGGDGA; encoded by the coding sequence ATGTACAGATTCGCCCATCTCTCTGACTGCCACCTTGGAGCACAGAAACAGGCGATGCTCCAGGAACTGGAAGGCAAGGCCTTCAGGATGGCAATAGATGATGCGCTAGACAATGATATTGACTTCATGATAATAGCAGGCGACCTCTTCCACTCAAACCTGCCCAACATGAAGACGGTGAAGATGGCCACCAGGGAGCTCAGGAGGGTCAGGGATGAGGGCATCCCGGTATACGTCAACTATGGGAGCCACGACTACAGCCCATCCCACACATCAATGATAGACATCCTTGAAAGTGCAGGTTTAATAGAGAATGTTGTCAGGCCGGTCCCGGGAAGGAAACTTGGACTTGAATTCACCGAGGATGAGGCCACGGGTGCAAGGATCACAGGACTCTCAGGGAGGTCGAGGAACCTTGAGAAGGACTACTACATGATGCTTGACCGTGAAGCACTTGAGGTAGAGGAGGGCTTCAAGATATTCGTCTTCCACAGCGCCATAACCCAGTTCAAAACCGAGGAAATTGCGGATGCGGAGTCCATAGACCTCAACCTCTTCCCCAGGGGCTTCGACTACTATGCCGGTGGACACGTGCACAAAAGAAGCACCCACAATGAGGACGGCTACGGGTGCATGGTATTCCCTGGGGCCCTCTTCGGATCCTATGCAAGGGACCTTGAAGACACTGCCCGGGGTGAGATGAGAGGATACTACCTTGTTGATTTCAATGAAACCCTAAGGGGCCTTGAATTCAGGGAGATAATGCCTGCAGGATTCGAGTACATCGAGGTTGATGTTGATGGAATAACAGCCCGTGAGGCCATGAGGAAGATAGAGTCATGTATAGCCGAACATGACGTGAGGGGAAGGGTGGTCATGCTCAGGATCCGGGGAGGTCTCAGCTCAGGGAAGACATCAGAGATAGACTCGGGGGTTATAAGGAGGATCCTCAGGGATAGGGGAGCCCTCACGGTTAACATAAACAGACACGGGATAAGACCCCCTGAGATAGAGAAGGTAAGGGTCTCTGAGACTGAAATACCAAGGATAGAGGAGAAGATACTCAGGGAAAAACTTGCAGGCCTCGGGGTGAAGAACATGAAACTTAAATCAGCATCAGGCCTTAAAATGGCATCAGAGGTCCTTAAAAGGATCCGGAATGAGAAGAGGGAGGGTGAAACCAGGGAGGACTATGAGCAGAGGATAATTGAAGATGCCCTTGAGGTCCTTGGACTGGAGATCGAAGGGGGTGACGGGGCCTGA
- a CDS encoding class III signal peptide-containing protein: MIIKDLRGQGGAEYILLFGAIIVIAIAALYIYVSYFRISGDEAVDVTLTITNTGPSKSLFIYEANNTTGGGSRHISSGNPGNRFFLLQPGASSTFSLGRMTAGTSFTIEGGVGDPRRGADDLRGIGQRGLWTLRIGNQTYSWTINGPYDYRKNPTGSVIMSFSISGGKGSPFRFSADQLRVRGNVSGG, translated from the coding sequence ATGATAATAAAGGATCTTAGGGGTCAGGGAGGTGCTGAGTACATACTTCTTTTTGGAGCCATCATAGTAATAGCCATAGCAGCCCTCTACATATACGTATCCTACTTCAGGATCTCCGGTGATGAAGCGGTGGATGTTACCCTCACCATCACGAATACCGGTCCCTCGAAGAGCTTATTCATATATGAGGCCAACAATACCACGGGCGGCGGGAGCAGACATATATCATCAGGCAACCCTGGTAACAGGTTCTTCCTGCTCCAGCCAGGTGCCAGCAGCACCTTCAGCCTTGGCCGGATGACGGCGGGGACATCGTTCACCATTGAGGGGGGTGTGGGTGACCCCAGGCGGGGTGCGGATGACCTCAGGGGTATAGGCCAGAGGGGCCTCTGGACCCTCAGGATAGGCAACCAGACATATTCATGGACAATAAACGGTCCCTACGACTACAGGAAGAACCCAACGGGCAGTGTGATCATGTCGTTCTCGATAAGCGGTGGTAAAGGTTCTCCATTCAGGTTCAGCGCCGACCAGCTCAGGGTCAGGGGTAACGTCTCAGGAGGATGA
- the msrA gene encoding peptide-methionine (S)-S-oxide reductase MsrA → MGKLRKATFGAGCFWGVEDAFRRIDGVVSTRVGYMGGHMEDPTYEDVCTGLTGHAEVVEVTFDPDIVSYSDLLDVFWSIHDPTSLNRQGPDVGEQYRSVIFYHDEEQRRLALRSRDEVGRAGRFSREIVTAIEPAGTFYEAEEYHQQYLEKNPQRRCYIRRMF, encoded by the coding sequence ATGGGAAAACTCAGGAAGGCAACCTTTGGAGCCGGGTGCTTCTGGGGTGTTGAGGATGCCTTCAGAAGGATAGATGGAGTTGTATCCACAAGGGTTGGTTACATGGGGGGTCACATGGAAGATCCGACCTATGAGGATGTCTGCACCGGCCTCACCGGTCATGCAGAGGTTGTTGAGGTGACCTTCGACCCGGATATTGTAAGCTACAGCGACCTCCTTGATGTTTTCTGGAGCATCCATGACCCCACGAGCCTTAACAGGCAGGGCCCTGATGTTGGTGAGCAGTACCGTTCCGTGATATTCTACCATGATGAGGAGCAGAGGAGGCTGGCCCTGAGGTCAAGGGATGAAGTTGGAAGGGCAGGGAGGTTCAGCAGGGAGATAGTCACGGCCATTGAACCTGCAGGGACCTTCTATGAGGCAGAGGAGTACCATCAGCAGTACCTTGAGAAGAACCCCCAGAGAAGATGCTACATAAGAAGAATGTTCTAG
- a CDS encoding thiamine pyrophosphate-dependent enzyme, with the protein MKPEDYDVEADVAWCPGCGNFPILRILKMALAELDIPPEGLVLVSGIGQAGKLPQYLRCNYFNGLHGCSLPAAVAIKAVNPELTVIDVSGDGCMYGEGGNHFIHNIRRNPDITNIVHDNMVYGLTKGQASPTSQRALKLLYRSMGFLRNHSIPWQLPFPWGPPLLPGPLPVMLRRPGTSLLRP; encoded by the coding sequence ATGAAACCCGAGGACTATGATGTTGAAGCCGACGTGGCATGGTGCCCTGGATGCGGTAACTTCCCGATCCTGAGGATCCTGAAGATGGCCCTTGCAGAGCTTGATATTCCACCCGAGGGGCTGGTCCTTGTCTCAGGTATAGGTCAGGCAGGGAAGCTGCCCCAGTATTTAAGGTGCAACTACTTCAACGGTCTCCATGGCTGTTCCCTCCCTGCAGCGGTGGCCATAAAGGCCGTTAACCCTGAACTCACGGTCATCGATGTCAGCGGGGATGGGTGCATGTACGGTGAGGGCGGTAACCACTTCATACACAACATCCGGAGAAACCCTGACATCACCAACATAGTCCATGATAACATGGTCTACGGCCTCACGAAGGGCCAGGCATCGCCAACAAGTCAGCGGGCCTTAAAACTCCTGTACAGGTCCATGGGGTTTTTGAGAAACCATTCAATCCCCTGGCAGTTGCCATTTCCCTGGGGGCCACCTTTGTTGCCAGGGCCTTTGCCGGTGATGTTGAGAAGACCAGGGACATCCTTGTTGAGGCCATAG
- a CDS encoding DNA double-strand break repair nuclease NurA has product MNVLEEIADSLKGTVRCEIGRPVFRSSRYEVHEFRRENFRPLRVPDDTPLLAFIDGGNSPVITGPSFSVQLNRVAAGIFRGERRENMEIPSRLEFLSLMRLDAENSRYTFNLHPLDPSYREILPDEDRLQIEIPMVEGMDPSNIQGLPRRFAEWTMALELMGELGEGDILVTDGSLQASFENENPYIHELMEEGKRRGVYVAGFSKTCSLYTTTSASLLGTVRKLAERYGAGERWCYSPVAVRMDRPTVITVVKLNPAGRIFRLDILGEDTDESPIRVASGLLRNSADACFPGYPYGLVDVDMRARVSRDEIEIYRRRILAEIPEREILKDVVYEAKSLDFHDELNRYAGEY; this is encoded by the coding sequence TTGAATGTCCTGGAAGAAATTGCAGATTCCCTGAAGGGCACCGTCAGATGTGAAATCGGAAGGCCGGTATTCAGGTCCAGCAGATACGAGGTCCATGAGTTCAGAAGGGAAAACTTCAGACCCCTCAGGGTGCCGGATGACACTCCACTCCTTGCATTCATTGATGGTGGAAACAGCCCGGTAATCACCGGACCATCATTCTCGGTGCAGCTTAACAGGGTCGCCGCGGGCATCTTCAGGGGAGAAAGGCGTGAGAACATGGAAATCCCATCAAGGCTCGAGTTCCTCTCACTCATGAGGCTTGATGCAGAGAACTCCAGGTACACCTTCAATTTACACCCCCTCGACCCATCATACAGGGAAATTCTCCCTGACGAGGACCGGTTACAGATAGAGATCCCCATGGTGGAGGGGATGGACCCCTCAAACATCCAGGGACTCCCAAGGCGTTTCGCTGAATGGACCATGGCCCTGGAACTCATGGGGGAACTCGGTGAGGGGGACATACTCGTAACCGATGGTTCGCTCCAGGCATCCTTTGAGAATGAGAACCCCTACATACATGAGCTCATGGAGGAGGGTAAGAGGAGGGGTGTATACGTTGCAGGCTTCTCAAAGACATGCAGCCTCTACACCACCACCTCAGCATCACTCCTCGGAACAGTGAGGAAACTTGCAGAGAGATACGGTGCCGGTGAAAGATGGTGCTACAGTCCGGTTGCCGTGAGGATGGACCGCCCAACAGTCATAACAGTGGTGAAACTCAACCCGGCCGGCAGGATATTCCGCCTCGACATACTTGGAGAGGACACGGATGAATCACCCATCAGGGTGGCATCAGGACTCCTCAGGAACTCTGCAGACGCATGCTTCCCGGGCTACCCCTACGGCCTGGTGGACGTGGATATGAGGGCGCGCGTCTCCCGTGATGAGATAGAGATCTACAGGAGAAGGATCCTGGCTGAGATTCCAGAAAGAGAAATCCTTAAAGACGTAGTGTATGAGGCCAAGAGCCTTGATTTCCATGATGAACTCAACAGGTATGCAGGTGAATACTGA
- a CDS encoding Mur ligase family protein has protein sequence MKVAVLGLGVEGLRAAESLKRRGHSVYASDIREDVNADLEGVDVDLGFHDMERIESADAVALSPSMMGTEIAERFNKKLLCKVLDDHRRIPTVLVTGTNGKTTTASMIAHVLRESGRRVLLGGNAGGGFQGYTEIFLRASEEKFDYIVVEVCDMTLEFASRCFNPSLVVLTNIGQDHMDFHDSLENYRRSVQKFLSGMNVIISADEPHLEELTADASWVREYRDYTGELLLEGRFNRKNAGAALEALRFLGVPEDALRKYLANFKPVKGRVRSFTINGSKVTIGKTDNPHALRAVLSEGPFDVMFIGTPRRSETWRFRILDEVLSSPPEVLVLFPGLEDTVDEAMEYLGDPGSMRVLRVDDAGRIPEMILEFSGKYRRILVGGNGQERITAIQEELEGLMDHDLPSSDC, from the coding sequence ATGAAGGTTGCGGTTCTGGGACTTGGTGTTGAGGGCTTAAGGGCAGCTGAATCCCTTAAAAGGAGGGGTCACAGTGTATATGCCAGTGACATAAGGGAGGATGTCAATGCTGACCTTGAGGGAGTGGATGTTGACCTTGGATTCCATGACATGGAAAGGATAGAATCCGCGGATGCCGTTGCCCTCAGCCCCTCAATGATGGGGACAGAGATCGCCGAGAGATTCAATAAAAAACTCCTATGCAAGGTACTTGATGACCACAGGAGGATCCCCACGGTACTGGTGACCGGGACCAACGGTAAGACAACAACGGCATCCATGATAGCCCATGTGCTGAGGGAGTCCGGTAGAAGGGTTCTTCTCGGAGGAAACGCAGGCGGAGGTTTCCAGGGCTACACAGAGATATTCCTCAGGGCCTCGGAGGAGAAATTCGACTACATTGTGGTGGAGGTCTGTGACATGACCCTTGAATTCGCATCAAGGTGCTTCAACCCATCCCTGGTTGTCCTTACGAACATCGGCCAGGACCACATGGACTTCCATGACTCCCTTGAGAATTACCGGAGGTCGGTTCAGAAATTTTTAAGTGGTATGAATGTTATAATCAGTGCAGATGAACCCCACCTTGAAGAACTCACGGCGGATGCGTCATGGGTCAGAGAGTACCGTGATTACACCGGCGAACTCCTGCTTGAGGGAAGATTCAACAGAAAGAACGCGGGGGCCGCTCTGGAGGCTCTGAGATTCCTGGGAGTCCCTGAAGATGCCCTGAGGAAGTACCTTGCTAATTTTAAGCCTGTGAAGGGTCGGGTGAGGTCATTCACCATCAACGGTTCAAAGGTCACCATCGGGAAAACAGACAACCCCCACGCCCTGAGGGCCGTCCTCTCAGAGGGACCCTTCGATGTGATGTTCATAGGAACCCCCAGGAGGTCAGAGACATGGAGGTTCAGGATACTGGATGAGGTTCTTTCATCACCACCGGAGGTCCTGGTACTCTTCCCAGGCCTTGAGGACACGGTTGACGAGGCCATGGAGTACCTGGGGGACCCTGGCAGCATGCGGGTCCTGAGGGTGGATGATGCAGGAAGGATCCCTGAAATGATCCTTGAATTCTCAGGAAAGTACAGGAGGATACTTGTGGGTGGGAACGGCCAGGAAAGGATAACGGCCATCCAGGAGGAACTTGAAGGATTAATGGATCATGATCTCCCTTCCAGTGATTGTTAA
- a CDS encoding AAA family ATPase, whose translation MDFREGVTLFEGDIGSGKSTILLAIEFALFGLGDQKGASLLRTDANSGSVKLRFRVDDKVYTAYRELKRTSNTIQQQNIYLETSRGRRKLSANEMKEAVLEILRYNEPSNPRAKSHIYRYAVFTPQEEMKTIIEMNPKHRLERLRKAFGIEEYSVAVENARLIQRRIERLSERLRDRSSGLEDDREKLKRLREEKDSLLKEKAGIESRREALESELEGLEGEFEALNDKKKRIEDAMARLAFLETEIKAINRTVDSLRKRNKNLEKEYNRTLEEIENCGKKRDKLSEELKRFKDEIDALQNDMETLTDDYERFKRAGLELRHLEATLNEKTGDCRRLNSEIRELELKIGELNSEIRELESLMERPSVTEEEVNEKIRELNAELRERENERARLEGKLEDYANIRSSSICPTCDRKVDPAEVEEKIASAGERIKEINGEIEELEAEKGDQEELLDDIRRFRVIEDRLRDRMRTLKEEEEKLRKKKDDLKELKVRIKDIENQINENRKTVEELGDTASRMNELKEKLDAAREREKEISGRISGIDGKISEMQGRIRELNPETSREYRKNLEEIELKKREIEEKKREIKGLQEIISSHDEVESAIERLESEIKEKKKSHNSVISRLGEIKGSIREKENRIDDLRSVVETKGGYLKRADELDDYVKWLAEYFIPALDDIERHVLAWINQEFDSHFRKWFGMLVDDPDKSVRIDEDFTPMVEQDGYEQDLRYLSGGERTSVALAYRLALNKVVQGLSTTLKSDILILDEPTDGFSKEQLYKLKDIFDELDSPQIIIVSHEEELENLADHIYLVNKESGVSRIEEVL comes from the coding sequence GTGGACTTCAGGGAGGGTGTGACGCTCTTTGAGGGGGACATAGGATCAGGGAAATCCACCATACTCCTTGCAATAGAATTCGCATTATTCGGCCTCGGGGACCAGAAGGGCGCAAGCCTACTGAGGACTGATGCAAATTCAGGGTCGGTCAAACTCAGATTCAGGGTGGATGATAAGGTCTACACAGCCTACAGGGAACTTAAAAGGACCTCAAACACCATACAGCAGCAGAACATCTACCTTGAGACCTCCAGAGGGAGGAGGAAATTATCTGCGAATGAGATGAAGGAGGCCGTTCTTGAGATCCTGAGGTATAATGAACCATCAAACCCCCGTGCAAAGAGCCACATCTACCGCTACGCGGTCTTCACACCCCAGGAGGAAATGAAGACCATAATAGAGATGAACCCCAAACACCGGCTTGAAAGGCTCCGGAAGGCCTTCGGTATTGAAGAGTACAGTGTGGCAGTGGAAAACGCCAGGTTAATCCAAAGGAGGATAGAAAGACTCTCTGAGAGACTCAGGGACAGGTCGTCAGGCCTTGAAGATGACAGGGAAAAACTGAAGAGGCTCAGGGAAGAAAAGGACAGCCTCCTTAAGGAGAAGGCGGGAATTGAATCCAGAAGAGAGGCCCTTGAATCTGAACTTGAGGGTCTTGAAGGGGAATTTGAAGCTCTTAACGATAAGAAAAAGCGGATTGAGGATGCAATGGCCAGACTGGCTTTCCTTGAAACGGAGATAAAGGCTATAAACAGGACAGTGGACTCCCTGAGGAAAAGGAATAAAAACCTGGAGAAGGAGTACAACAGGACCCTCGAGGAGATTGAGAACTGCGGAAAGAAAAGGGATAAGCTATCAGAGGAACTTAAAAGGTTCAAAGATGAGATAGATGCCCTCCAGAATGATATGGAGACTCTCACTGATGATTATGAAAGGTTTAAGAGGGCGGGCCTTGAACTCAGGCACCTTGAGGCCACGCTGAATGAGAAGACAGGGGACTGCAGGAGGCTTAATTCTGAGATCAGGGAACTTGAACTAAAAATAGGAGAACTTAATTCTGAGATCAGGGAACTTGAATCATTAATGGAGAGGCCATCAGTCACAGAGGAAGAGGTCAATGAGAAAATCAGGGAACTCAACGCTGAACTGCGTGAAAGGGAGAATGAAAGGGCAAGACTTGAGGGAAAACTTGAGGACTACGCTAACATAAGGAGCAGCAGCATATGCCCCACCTGTGACAGGAAGGTTGACCCGGCGGAAGTGGAAGAGAAGATAGCCTCAGCAGGTGAGAGGATCAAAGAAATTAATGGGGAGATTGAGGAACTTGAGGCTGAAAAAGGGGATCAGGAAGAACTACTCGATGATATAAGAAGGTTCAGGGTTATTGAGGACCGACTCAGGGACCGGATGAGAACTCTGAAGGAAGAAGAGGAGAAACTCAGAAAAAAGAAGGACGATCTTAAGGAACTCAAAGTCAGAATAAAGGATATAGAAAATCAGATAAATGAGAACAGGAAAACTGTGGAGGAACTCGGGGATACAGCATCCAGGATGAATGAACTTAAAGAGAAACTTGATGCTGCACGGGAAAGGGAGAAGGAGATTTCAGGCAGGATCTCAGGTATTGATGGGAAGATCTCAGAGATGCAGGGGAGGATCAGGGAACTGAACCCTGAAACCAGCAGGGAGTACAGGAAAAACCTTGAAGAGATTGAACTGAAGAAAAGGGAGATTGAAGAGAAGAAACGTGAAATCAAAGGGCTTCAGGAGATCATATCATCCCATGATGAAGTTGAATCCGCCATAGAGCGGCTTGAATCTGAGATAAAGGAAAAAAAGAAGTCACATAATAGTGTAATTTCCCGCCTCGGGGAGATCAAAGGTTCAATCAGGGAAAAGGAAAACCGTATAGATGACCTCAGATCGGTGGTGGAGACCAAGGGGGGCTACCTGAAGAGGGCTGATGAACTGGATGATTACGTGAAGTGGCTTGCCGAGTACTTCATACCAGCCCTTGATGATATTGAAAGGCATGTCCTTGCATGGATCAACCAGGAATTTGACAGCCACTTCAGGAAGTGGTTCGGGATGCTGGTTGATGACCCTGACAAGTCGGTGAGGATCGATGAGGACTTCACCCCGATGGTTGAACAGGACGGCTATGAACAGGACCTCAGGTACCTCAGTGGTGGTGAGAGGACAAGCGTCGCCCTCGCCTACCGCCTTGCACTGAACAAGGTCGTTCAGGGCCTTTCAACAACACTGAAGTCCGATATACTGATACTTGACGAGCCAACAGATGGATTCAGCAAGGAACAGCTCTACAAGCTCAAGGACATCTTTGATGAGCTTGATTCACCCCAGATAATCATAGTATCCCATGAGGAGGAGCTTGAAAACCTTGCTGACCATATATACCTGGTGAACAAGGAATCAGGTGTTTCAAGGATAGAGGAGGTCCTCTAG